In one window of Streptomyces sp. FXJ1.172 DNA:
- a CDS encoding glutamate racemase, with protein MKIALMDSGIGLLPAAAAVRRLRPDADLVLSWDPDGMPWGPRTPEDITQRAIAVAEAAAAHGPDVLIVACNTASVHSLPQMRARFEPDLPIIGTVPAIKPAAAGGGHVAIWATPATTGSAYQRGLIEQFAAGATVTEVACPGLADAVHHADEAAIEAAIASAAARTPEDVTTVVLGCTNYELVGERIRAAVQRPERPPLVLHGSAGAVAAQALRRIGARPDPDAVADTTLTVLLSGHEGPLPGTALSYTEGRFLRAVSPVR; from the coding sequence GTGAAGATCGCGCTCATGGACTCCGGAATCGGCCTGCTCCCCGCAGCCGCCGCGGTACGGCGGCTGCGCCCCGACGCGGATCTCGTGCTCTCCTGGGACCCGGACGGGATGCCCTGGGGGCCGCGCACCCCCGAGGACATCACGCAGCGGGCCATCGCCGTGGCCGAGGCCGCCGCCGCCCACGGGCCCGACGTCCTGATCGTCGCCTGCAACACCGCGTCCGTGCACTCCCTGCCGCAGATGCGGGCCCGTTTCGAACCGGATCTGCCGATCATCGGGACCGTTCCGGCGATCAAGCCGGCCGCAGCGGGCGGCGGCCACGTCGCCATCTGGGCCACCCCCGCGACCACCGGAAGCGCCTACCAGCGCGGTCTGATCGAGCAGTTCGCCGCCGGAGCGACCGTCACCGAGGTGGCCTGCCCCGGCCTCGCGGACGCGGTGCACCATGCCGACGAGGCCGCGATCGAGGCCGCGATCGCCTCGGCCGCCGCCCGCACCCCCGAGGACGTGACGACCGTCGTCCTCGGCTGCACCAACTACGAGCTGGTCGGCGAGCGGATCCGCGCGGCCGTCCAGCGTCCTGAGCGGCCGCCGCTCGTGCTGCACGGCTCCGCCGGGGCGGTGGCCGCCCAGGCACTGCGCCGCATCGGCGCGCGGCCGGACCCGGACGCCGTCGCCGACACCACCCTCACGGTGCTGCTCAGCGGTCACGAGGGGCCGCTCCCGGGCACCGCCTTGTCCTACACGGAAGGCCGCTTCCTGCGGGCCGTCAGCCCCGTGCGCTGA